A segment of the Mangrovimonas sp. YM274 genome:
ACCCTAAATGGTTGATAGGCTATAGCGACATCACCGCCTTGCATAACCAATTCCATAATCTGGGATTTGAATCTATCCATGCTCTCATGTGTGTAAGCTTGACTAAAGATGTAAGCGAAATTCAGGAAACCGTAGACACCTTTAAGAAAGCACTGTTTGGGGAATCATTATCGTATACATTAAAAGGTTCTTCATACAATAGGACTGGTAAGGCTGTTGGCCCGTTGGTAGGAGGCAACCTCACCTTATTGCATACCATGTTGGGTTCAGAGACGAGTATTGATACCTCGGGAGATATCCTCTTTATTGAAGAAATAGGAGAGTATAAGTATCATATCGACCGCATGCTGCAAAGTTTAAAGCGTGCCGGCTATTTTGATAACTGTAAAGGTGTTTTGGTGGGTGATATGAGCAAGCTTAGAAAAAACACTACGCTTTGGGGCACTTCCATTGAGCAATTGATTTTGGATGCCTTGTCTGACTTTGATTTTCCAATTGCCTTTAACATGCCTGCCGGCCATGAAAAGGACAACCGTGCCATGATATTGGGGAGAACTATTGAAATGACCGTTACTAAAGAGGGAACTACGGTGGTATTCATGGAATAATTATGGTTTTTTTTTCTCCTTTGAAATAATTCAACTTCGGGACTTCTCGATACAATTGTTCTTAGTTGGCACTCAGAACAATTACTCGAAGTGACGTTTGGTACGGTGTCATTCCGACGAATGAGGAATCTCTTTTGGCTTTCTCAAGCTTAGAGTAAGGCGCTTCTCGATACTGTTATTTTCATTAGCATTTCAAATAACCATTCGAAGTGATGATGGTGTTGTTTGTTTAGAGTTTGTGATTAACGTCGGTTTGAGTGGAATGCTTGCAAAGCATTTTGTATCGAGAACAACCTTGTGGTGCAATCGTATTTCATTTCAATCCAAAAAAAACATCCCAAAAGCTAATGCTGCCTTTGGGATGTTTCGGAATATAGATATTGGGGCTTTTCTTATTCTGAAATGGTTTCAGAAGATTCGTTCATTAAGGTGTCATCTAACCACTTAAAGAACTCATGTTGCCAAACCAGTGCGTTTTGTGGGTTCAATACCCAGTGGTTTTCTTCTGGTAAGTACAATAGTTTGCTCTTCAATCCTAACATTTTAGCGGCTTGAAAAGCGCTTAATCCTTGCTCGATTGGCACACGGAAATCTTTACCTCCTTGAATGATAAAGATAGGCGCATTCCATTTGGAAACATGGTTGATAGGGTTGAATTCGTTATAGGCTTTTTGAGCCACTTTATTGTCCAAGTCCCAATAGTTGCCACCAAAGTCGTGGTTTACAAAAAACAACTCTTCGGTAGTACCAAACATGGTTCTGGTATCGAACACACCATCGTGGGCAATAAAGGTTTTGAAACGGTTGTTGTGGATTCCTGCCAAATAGAACACAGAATACCCCCCGTAACTGGCGCCAATAGCACCCAAACGGTCGTTGTCTACATAAGGCTCTTCAGCAATGGCGTCGATGGCCGATAGGTAATCTCTCATTACCTGACCTCCCCAATCCTTGCTGATGGCTTCGTTCCATTCTACACCGTGACCTGGCATCCCTCTTCTGTTAGGAGCTACCACAATATAGCCTTGGGAGGCCATTAATTGAAAATTCCAACGGTAAGAATAGAACTGCGATAGTGGCGATTGTGGGCCACCTTGTGCATATAATAGGGTTGGGTATTTTTTAGAGGCGTCAAAATTTGGAGGCAAAATTACCCATACCAACATTTGTTTGTTGTCTGTAGTGGTTACATAACGCTTTTCAACTTTTGGCAAATCGATGCTGCTGTAAAGCTCGTCGTTTACATTGGTAAGTTGTTTAAAGGTTTGCTTTTTTAGGTTGTAGGCAAACACTTCGGTAGCGTGGTTCATGTCGCCACGGGTAACAATAAGGGTATTGTCCAATTGAGCAACGATACCTCTAACGTCAAACTGCCCTTCGGAAATTTGGGTTACCACAGGCGCCATTCTTTTCTTGCCAGGATAGTTGACCTCAAACAATTGAATGGTACCATCTATAGGCGCTGTAAAGAATACTTTTTTACCGTCGTTGCTCCATTTAAAGCTGTTTACGGTACCGTCCCACTGTTGGGTTAGGTTTTGCTTTACACCGTTTTCAAGAACAATAATGTCGTTTTTATCACTTTCATAACCGTCGGTTTTCATTTGCAACCAAGACAAAGCACCTTTTGGGCTAAAGGTAGGATTGGTATCGTAGCCCATGTTTCCTTCGGTGATGTTGGTCGTGGTTTTAGTATCTAGGTCGTACTTGTAAATATCGGTGTTGGTGCTGGTAGCATAGGCTTTACCTTTCAGCTTCTTGCTTACGTAGTAAATGCTCTTGCTGTCTGGAGACCACACATAATCCTCGTCGCCACCAAATGGCATTTGTGGGGCGTAGTAAGGCTCGTTTGGCATGATATCAATTGCTGTATCATCCTCGGCATTGATAGCTTTATAGAATACATGATTGAAACTTCCATCTTGCCAAGTGTCCCAATGGCGGTTGTCCAAATCGGTAAACACATAGGCATCTGCTTTGTCCAAGTTTTTATAAATGTCGGTAGCTTTGATAGCTTCAATGTGCACCGC
Coding sequences within it:
- a CDS encoding LD-carboxypeptidase; this encodes MSKNIQLVYLCCAVWFFAMTTGNAQHSKSQIPNKLIQPEYLKAGDTVAIVAPSGILKHREDEVQDAIALLKSWGLHAKVGGHVFSQDNHFAGTDVQRAADFQKALDDPTISAIWCARGGYGSVRILDKLDYTQFKQHPKWLIGYSDITALHNQFHNLGFESIHALMCVSLTKDVSEIQETVDTFKKALFGESLSYTLKGSSYNRTGKAVGPLVGGNLTLLHTMLGSETSIDTSGDILFIEEIGEYKYHIDRMLQSLKRAGYFDNCKGVLVGDMSKLRKNTTLWGTSIEQLILDALSDFDFPIAFNMPAGHEKDNRAMILGRTIEMTVTKEGTTVVFME
- a CDS encoding S9 family peptidase gives rise to the protein MKKLILILSLVITANTIQAQQVMDPEMLWTVKRISVLGLSNDNSHIIYSVKTPNIAENGFDTAYFQIPVEGGTAIAIEKEAISVADKNIAPNGAYKVFHKAVHIEAIKATDIYKNLDKADAYVFTDLDNRHWDTWQDGSFNHVFYKAINAEDDTAIDIMPNEPYYAPQMPFGGDEDYVWSPDSKSIYYVSKKLKGKAYATSTNTDIYKYDLDTKTTTNITEGNMGYDTNPTFSPKGALSWLQMKTDGYESDKNDIIVLENGVKQNLTQQWDGTVNSFKWSNDGKKVFFTAPIDGTIQLFEVNYPGKKRMAPVVTQISEGQFDVRGIVAQLDNTLIVTRGDMNHATEVFAYNLKKQTFKQLTNVNDELYSSIDLPKVEKRYVTTTDNKQMLVWVILPPNFDASKKYPTLLYAQGGPQSPLSQFYSYRWNFQLMASQGYIVVAPNRRGMPGHGVEWNEAISKDWGGQVMRDYLSAIDAIAEEPYVDNDRLGAIGASYGGYSVFYLAGIHNNRFKTFIAHDGVFDTRTMFGTTEELFFVNHDFGGNYWDLDNKVAQKAYNEFNPINHVSKWNAPIFIIQGGKDFRVPIEQGLSAFQAAKMLGLKSKLLYLPEENHWVLNPQNALVWQHEFFKWLDDTLMNESSETISE